Proteins from one Gossypium raimondii isolate GPD5lz chromosome 8, ASM2569854v1, whole genome shotgun sequence genomic window:
- the LOC105790029 gene encoding casparian strip membrane protein 2, with amino-acid sequence METDKSVKETAINMPEIKSDDKAKAPLLNSSKAIAVTVEQPNRGSKKGIASGDFVLRLFAMGAALGAAVTMGNNQQILPFFTQFIEFLAQYNDITTFVYFVTANAAVAGYLFLSLPFSVICINRPLATTPRLVLVIFDTVMMGITITAASASASMVYLAHNGNQNTMWLPFCQQFGNFCQTASGAVVGSLIAGTFLMFIIILSAFALK; translated from the exons ATGGAGACGGACAAAAGTGTAAAAGAGACAGCCATCAACATGCCGGAGATAAAGTCCGATGATAAAGCAAAAGCCCCATTATTAAACTCTTCGAAAGCTATCGCCGTCACCGTCGAACAACCGAACCGAGGATCGAAAAAAGGAATCGCCAGCGGCGACTTCGTTTTGAGACTGTTCGCCATGGGAGCCGCCCTCGGTGCCGCTGTAACAATGGGGAATAATCAACAAATCCTCCCTTTCTTCACTCAGTTCATTGAGTTCTTAGCTCAGTACAATGATATTACCACTTTCGT GTATTTCGTGACTGCAAATGCCGCAGTTGCTGGTTATCTTTTCCTTTCGCTGCCATTCTCTGTGATCTGCATTAATCGTCCACTTGCAACGACGCCGAGGCTCGTCCTTGTTATCTTTGATACT GTGATGATGGGTATAACTATAACCGCAGCTTCAGCTTCAGCATCGATGGTGTATTTGGCTCATAACGGGAACCAAAACACGATGTGGCTTCCTTTTTGTCAACAATTTGGTAATTTCTGTCAGACTGCAAGTGGAGCAGTGGTGGGTTCTCTCATAGCCGGCACATTCCTCATGTTTATAATTATCCTTTCAGCTTTTGCTCTGAAATGA
- the LOC105790028 gene encoding casparian strip membrane protein 2 yields METNKTMRETTINLPETKAEAKEKAPLLNTSKAIAILEPPNRGTKKGIAIGDFVLRLCTIGATLGATVTMGNADAVAPFTTRFLRFEAQFNDIPTFVFFMVANGIVTGYLFLSLPFSTICIVRPLAKAPRILLVIFDTAMTGLTLASASAVAPIVYLAHYGNPNTNWLPFCQQFGDFCSSTSGAMVGSLLAGTLLMTIIILSAFALKRN; encoded by the exons ATGGAGACCAATAAAACTATGAGGGAGACAACAATCAACTTGCCGGAGACAAAGGCCGAGGCTAAAGAAAAAGCCCCATTATTAAACACTTCGAAAGCTATCGCCATCCTCGAACCACCGAATCGAGGAACAAAAAAAGGAATCGCCATCGGCGACTTCGTTTTGAGACTGTGCACCATCGGAGCCACCCTCGGTGCCACCGTAACAATGGGGAATGCTGATGCTGTCGCTCCTTTTACCACTCGGTTCTTACGGTTTGAAGCTCAGTTCAATGATATTCCAACTTTCGT GTTTTTCATGGTGGCCAATGGCATAGTTACTGGCTATCTTTTCCTTTCATTGCCATTCTCTACAATTTGCATCGTTCGTCCACTTGCAAAAGCTCCGAGGATCCTCCTTGTCATCTTTGATACT GCAATGACAGGTTTAACTCTAGCTTCAGCTTCAGCTGTTGCACCAATTGTGTATTTGGCTCATTATGGGAACCCAAACACCAATTGGCTTCCTTTTTGTCAACAATTTGGTGATTTTTGTTCAAGTACAAGTGGAGCAATGGTGGGTTCTCTCCTAGCTGGCACACTCTTGATGACTATAATTATACTTTCAGCTTTTGCtcttaaaagaaattga